ACGGGGTGGCTTGGGTACAGGAGAAGGAGGGCGGGCCGTACAAGCTGATCGACAAGAAGGGGCGTGCCCTGGTCAGGGATTTCTCCGCGAAATATGTATCGCCTGCCGATGTCCTCTCGTATTTCCGAGGCCCCGGGAACCTTGAGGGCTATGTGGACCTCACTGGAAAGGTTGTCGTTCCTCCCCGATACCAGTCTGTCAGCGGGATCAAAGATGGATTTGGAGTTGTGGAGAGCGGCGACCTATCCGGGATCATCGACGAGAAGGGACGGCCTGTGCTGCCGATCATGTACGAGGAGTTCATCTACATCTTCGGCGCGAACCTCTTTGGGGTAAAGAGCGGGGACAAGTGGGGGTACGTGAACGGCAGGAACGAGGCGATCACGGACTTCGTGTTCGACGAGCCCCCGACATCCACTTGCCCCCGGGGGACCTGCGTCGCCGTTCTGAACGGTAAGAGCGGCCTGCTCGATGAAAAGGGGCGTTGGGTCCTCCCCGCCTCGTATGACCAAATTTATAGCGTCGTGCGAGGGGAGGCGGAGGAGAACCCGAAGATCGGGGTCTGCCGCGACGGCAAGGTGGGGTTCGTGGATCTACAGGGCAACACGGTCATCGACTTTCAGTTCTGGGGTCCGCGATGGCCGCGTTGTTACCGGTTCTCCGAGGGGCTGGCGTCGGTGGCTCTCTCCGACCC
This genomic stretch from Fretibacterium sp. OH1220_COT-178 harbors:
- a CDS encoding WG repeat-containing protein — translated: MPVGDRSRGPRYFLRFVVLMVVVVVSGWLYYRYGPDGLEFEWLLEPQFNCATPFGHGVAWVQEKEGGPYKLIDKKGRALVRDFSAKYVSPADVLSYFRGPGNLEGYVDLTGKVVVPPRYQSVSGIKDGFGVVESGDLSGIIDEKGRPVLPIMYEEFIYIFGANLFGVKSGDKWGYVNGRNEAITDFVFDEPPTSTCPRGTCVAVLNGKSGLLDEKGRWVLPASYDQIYSVVRGEAEENPKIGVCRDGKVGFVDLQGNTVIDFQFWGPRWPRCYRFSEGLASVALSDP